tatgaatcatttgatgcttgtgaaccatacctcgtgggcaagatgactaaaactccattctccggaacaatggagcaagcaactgacttattggaaataatacatactgatgtatgcaatccgatgaatgttgaggctcgcgacgggtatcgttattttctgatcttcacagatgatttgagcagatatgggtatatccacttgatgaatcatgagtctgaaacatttgaaaagttcaaagaattttagagtgaagtggaaaatcatagtaacaagaaaataaagtttctgcgatctgatcgtgcaggagaatatttgagttacgagtttggttttcatttgaaacaatgcagaatagtttcgcaactcatgccacctggcacaccacagcgtaatggtgtgtccgaacgtcataaccgtactttattagatatggtgcaatctatgatgtctcttactgatttatcactattgtttggggttatgcattagagacagctgcattcacgttaaaaagggcaccatctaaatccgttgagacgacaccatatgaattgtggtttagcaagaaacctaagctgtcgtttcttaaagtttggggctatgatgcttatgtgaaaaagtttcaacctaataagctcgaacccaaatcggagaaatgtgtcttcataggatacccaaaggaaactgttgggtacaccttctatcacagatccgaaggcaatatattcgttgctaagaatggatcctttctagagaaggagtttctctcgaaagaagtgagtgggaggaaagtagaacttgatgaggtaattgtaccttctcccgaattggaaagtagttcatcacagaaatcagtgccagtgattcctacatcaattagtgaggaagctaatgatgatgatcatgaaacttcagatcaagttactatagaacctcgtaggtcaaccagaatacatcctgcaccagagtggtacggtaatcctgttctagaggtcatgttacttgaccatgacaaacctatgaactatgaggaagcgatgatgagcccagattccgcgaaatggcttgaagccatgaaatatgagatgagatccatgtattagaacaaagtatggactttgattggcttgcccgttgatcggtgagccattaagaataaatggatttcaagaggaagacgaacactgatagtagtgttaatatctacaaagctcgaactgtcacaaaagattttcaacaagttcaagatgttgactatgatgaaatttttctcactcgtagcgatgcttaagtatgtctgaatcatgttagaaattgccacattttatgaaatctggcaaatggatgtcaaaactgcattccttaatggatttcttaaagaagagttgtttatgatgcaacaagaaggttttgtcaatcctaaaggtgctaacaaagtgtgcaagctccggtgatccatctatggactggtgcaagcatctcggagttggaatatatactttgataaagtgatcaaagcatatggttttatacagacttacggtgaagcctgtatttacaagaaagtgagtgggagcactacaacatttctgataagtatatgtgaatggcatattgttgatcagaaataatgtagaattttctggaaagcataaaggagtgtttgaaaagagattttcaaagaaagacctcggtgaagctgcttacacattgagcatcaagatctattcagatagatcaagacgcttgataagatttttcaatgagtacataccttgacaagattttgaagtagttcaaaatggaacagtcaaaaaaggagttcttgcctatgttgcaaggtgataAGTTGAGTAAAGATTCAAAAAgctgaccacagcagaaaatagaaagagaatgaaaagtcattccctatgcctcagtcataggttctataaagtatgctatgatgggtaccagtcctattgtataccttagcatgattccggcaagggagtacaatagtgatctaggagtagatcactggacagcggtcaaaattatcctcagAGGactaggaaatatttctcggttatggaggtgataaaagagttcgtcgtaaagagttacgtcgatgcaagctttttacatcgatctagatgactctaagtctcgctccagatacatattgaaagtgggagcaattagctagaatagctccatgcagagtattgtagacatagcaatttgcaaaatacatacgaatctgaatgttgtagacccatagactaaacttctctcacaagcaaaacatgatcactctttgggtgttaatcacatagcgatgtgaattagattattgactctagtaaaccctttgggtattagtcacatggagatgtgaactaatcacataaagatgtgaactattggtgttaatcagatgacgatgtgaactagattattgactctagtgcaagtgggagactgaaggaaatatgccatagaggcaataataaagttattatttatttccttatatcatgataaatgtttattattcatgctagaattgtattaactggaaacttagtacatgtgtgaatacatagagaaacagagtgttactagtttgtctctacttgactagctcgttgaatcaatgatggttatgtttcctaaccatagacatgagttgtcatttgattaacgggatcacatcattagagaatgatgtgattgacttgacccatctgttagcttagcacgatgaccatttagtttgttgctattgctttctccataacttatacatgttcctatgactatgagatcatgcaactcccgaataccggaggaacactttgtgtgctaccaaacatcacaacgtaactgggtgattataaaggttctctacaggtgtctccaatggtgtttgttgagttggcatagatcgagattaggatttgtcactccgagtatcggagaggtatctctgggccctctcagtaatgcacgtcactataagccttgcaagcattgtgactaataagttagttgcgggacgatgcattacggaacgagtaaagagacttgccggtaacgagattgaactaggtattgagataccgacggtcgaatctcgggcaagtaacataccgttgacaaagggaacaacgtatgttgttatgcggtttgaccgataaagatcttcgtagaatatgtaggaaccaatatgagaatctaggttccactattggttattgaccagaactgagtctcggtcatgtctatatagttctcgaacccgtagggtccgcatgcttaacgttcggtgacgatcggtattatgagtttatgtgttttgataaaccgaaggttgttcagagtcccggatgtgatcacgggcatgacgaggagtctcgaaatggtcgagacataaagattgatatattggaagcctatgtttggacatcggaatggttccgagtgtttcgggcatttttccggagtactaggaggttaccagaacccctcgggagaagttatgggccttatgggccataagaaggaagcacaccagggctggtgtgccccccttNNNNNNNNNNNNNNNNNNNNNNNNNNNNNNNNNNNNNNNNNNNNNNNNNNNNNNNNNNNNNNNNNNNNNNNNNNNNNNNNNNNNNNNNNNNNNNNNNNNNNNNNNNNNNNNNNNNNNNNNNNNNNNNNNNNNNNNNNNNNNNNNNNNNNNNNNNNNNNNNNNNNNNNNNNNNNNNNNNNNNNNNNNNNNNNNNNNNNNNNNNNNNNNNNNNNNNNNNNNNNNNNNNNNNNNNNNNNNNNNNNNNNNNNNNNNNNNNNNNNNNNNNNNNNNNNNNNNNNNNNNNNNNNNNNNNNNNNNNNNNNNNNNNNNNNNNNNNNNNNNNNNNNNNNNNNNNNNNNNNNNNNNNNNNNNNNNNNNNNNNNNNNNNNNNNNNNNNNNNNNNNNNNNNNNNNNNNNNNNNNNNNNNNNNNNNNNNNNNNNNNNNNNNNNNNNNNNNNNNNNNNNNNNNNNNNNNNNNNNNNNNNNNtccttctctcctactcctccttcccttcctctcctactccaactagggaaaggggggaatcctactcccggtgggagtaggactcccctagggcgcgccatagagagggccatcccctcccctcctccactcctttatatatgggggagggggaaccccatagatacacaagttgatcattgatcttttagccgtgtgcggtgcccccctccaccataatccacctcggttatatcgtagcggtgcttaggtgaagccctattccggtagcaacatcatcaccgtcatcacgccgtcgtgttgacgaagctctccctcgaagctctactggatcgtgagttcgtgggacgtcaccgagccgaacgtgtgcagatcgcggaagtgtcgtaccttcggtgctagataggtcgatgtgaagacatacgactacatcaaccgcgttgtcataacgcttccgcttatggtctacgatggtacgtggacaacactcttccctctcgttgctatgcatcaccatgatcttgcgtgtgcataggatttttttgaaattactgcgttccccaacaccttacTAGGCCCACTCATTTTTATAGACAAATAGGTAAGAAACCATGGGCAATCGATGGGTATAGAAACATGAAAAAAATCACCATGCATTACTCCAAGGCACAAATGGTCCATTAAAGATGGGTATGATGTCATCCTCTTCAAGCCTCAACATTTTGCTAACAGTTTTGTAAACTATTTCAAATACATCTTTTCCTCCTCAATTTTTTGGGATGGCAGGCGTTTCATAGGTACACAACCTCCTATGCATACTGATGAATTCACTTACACAATCCCAGACAAGTAGGACATAAATCAGACCCTCAAGTATATGAAGCTTAATGCCTCCCTGGGCCCAGATGATTTTAGCGTTGAGTTTTATCCGGCCTCTTGGGACCGGATAGAGTGCTCGTACATGGGCCGGACCAAACGGGTGCGCTGGGCAAGCGAGGGGTGCCGGCTGTCGCTCTTCAACCGTGAAGCGTGTTTTGTTTTTCGCGCCAGTTAAAAGTAGCGAAAAAAGGAAAGAGTGCCGGGAATAGTATTGGCACTACTGAAACTACTACGAGCCACTCTACCCGATGGCTGTTGGTGATGAATGGGAAACACGACATTATATTTAAACCAACATGGTGATTTGAAACCGTGAACCATTCTTTAAATCCCCATTATATTTAACCAAAAAAGGAAAAATGTGGTTTCTTGGACATTGGCTTTAGTGGTCCTGCATACGCTTGGGACAATAGACATCACACTTCTACTCCTATGAACCAATGTTTGGATCTATGCCTTTTCAATTCTGATTGGTGTGCCATTTTACCGAATACTAAGTGCTCAACTTACCTATCATCTTCAGGGACCATACCCGTGTTCTCATTTACATCTATAGTTAGCTATGTATACCTAAGTGgtctttcaaatttgaaaactattggACCTATGGCGGCTGGCTGGTGTCTGCACGACGAGTCGCAACCCCTCTCAACCCCATCTTAAGGGACCATATGTCCCTCTATTGCTTCCTTTTTCGCCATATATGACAAAAGACGTGGAGACACCAGGAGTAGTATGAAACAAAGGAAGAGGAACGCACCGCGAAGGCAAACATGATGGGGAGAGTGTTTGACCACTTCCGCTCCTCGGCGTGGTTCTACCTAACGCCAGTTGTAGAGACGTGCACCGCCATCGGGGTGCTCTGGACGTATCTCAACCAACACCTCCGACGGCCCATGCGGCGGCTCCTCATGTTCCTTGTCATGTTTGTCGTGTACAAAGAACGTTGAAAAGGTCGATTGTCATGTACAGAGTTACTCGGCGTGGTTCTACCTAACGCCGGTTGTCGGGACGTGCACCCCCATCGTGGTTCTCTAGACGTATCTCAACCAGCACCTCCGACAGGCCGTGCGGCGGCTCCTCATGTTCCTCGACACGTTCGTCATGTACAAAGAGCATTGAACAGGTCGATTGTCATGTACAAAGTTACCAACCaaaacacacacacgcgcgcgcacacacacacacacacacgcacacgcatgcacgcacgcacacacacagtaTATGCACAAAGTATGTTATGCGTTATGAACAAGATTCTATCTAATGGGGTGGGAAAGAATTACAAAAAAATTGTCAAATGTATAACATATTCTACATGTGAAATTGTCGACCCAAAAATGTGTGGACTTGTCAACATGGATGTGATGTTACTGCCATTGTTGTGTGTGATAAAAAAATCATTTTGCAAAAAGGGTGACCATGCTATTTGTGCCCAAATTGGCACTACACAATCATGCAAATTTGCCAACCAGTGTTGACCATAAAGCTTGTGCATAAGTTGCCATTGAAAATGAATGCATTTTTACCAGCTAGTGATTAACCATGCTATTTGAGCCTAGTTGCCACATGCAATCATGCAAACTTACCAATCGATGCTTTTAAAGTTAACATTCTCTAAACTTACTTTATATTTGTCATACATAAATTGTTCTTTTCTTCCATTGTTGTGTATTACATGTCCAATATCTTGTTCTCTAAAATTTGTATTGCCAAACTCATAGCTATCATTAGAACCTTTTGGTGGACATGAATAAGAGAATGAGATAGCTATAGCTCAAAAACTCTTTGTTTGAGAGACTCGAAGGATATCTCCATTTCCAAACAAAGAAGGTGGGATATGTACTAAAAATCTTCAAGCCATGAACCAAGGTCTAATTTTGGCTGCTCCTTGGAGGACTACTGAATCCCATTCTTCCAATCTTCATTTCATTATTAATTCTAAATATTTTTGGGATTCTTCTATTTGGACTGCTACAAGTAATATCCCAAAAAATCTAGTTTTTGGACCTCAGTTATTAAAATGTTGCCTAAATTAAAAAGTTCATTCCTTCTATCATATTAATGGGGGGCATTTCTATCTGGAGCTCACCCTGCTGTTCTGCCTAGACTGCTATGTATGACCATCTTATCTTGCAGGATGCCAACTTCATCTATCTGGTAAAGGTAAATGATCTTTGGATACCTAACCAAAAAGAGTGGAATTATGATCTAATCTACCACACTTTTATGAACCCATTGCTTCTGTTATTATTAACACTCTTTTCATCAAGGATGAAAGCAATGATATTTTGTGCTGGGATCTCACTCATAATGGCAAGTGCAACTATAAAAGTACTTACAAGCTTTGATTGCAGGATGTTGAGGCTAATCGTAGCAATCAACCAAGACATGTTTCCACATAGGTTAAGAATATTCCTAATCGGGTATGGAAGCAGAAACTCATGGCACCCAGAGTCCAAACATTTCCTTGGTAACTCCTTAGAAAGACTCTTCCCACTGACATGAGAGCTAGCAGGTTATCCTCGCATATTAGCAAAATTGTTGCACATGTAAACAACCCGAGGATAAACTTCATGTTTCACTCATCCCTGGTACCTTAAGGTGGATAATTTTATTTCTGATTTAAGACAATTTGTAGGGAATCATATCTAACATTCTTTCTATGAATCATCCTTATGCTTGTAAATAAGTTGCCACTAAAAAATAATCCAATTTTACTAGCTAGGGATAAACGATGCTATTTATGCCAAGTTGGCAAACTTACCAATCGATAATTTTAAAGTAAACATTATCTAAACTTATTTTGTGTTTCTCGTACATAAACTTTCCATATCTTGCTTTATTGATGACCCCATCTCCCCCCCGTCTGTACAATGGTGAGAAAGAACACACGTCATATATTAGGCCATCGACCACACAGGTGCCTCATTGGAGCGTCGAAGCATGTGGTGCAACATGCTAGGCCACCCACCATGTCATGTGTTGTTGGATGGAGGAGGAGACAAAGAACGTGACGACGACTCAGCCCTATGCCCTAGCGAACTTTCTCGACGCCGTGGTGTCCAGCTTGCCGACAGATGTGGGGGCGCAACAACTCAGCCCTATGCCCTGGCGGACTATCTCGACGCAGTGGTGTCTAGCTTGGTGACAGAGGTGGGAGCGCAACATAGGTATGCTTGCGACGGAGGTGGCGGTGGCCACGTGAGAGAGATGAACTCGCGGTGGAGGCGGAGTTTGCGGTGTCGGGGTCTGGGAGGAACTGTCCTGAGATAGACACACGAGGATAGAAAGGATGTGGTCATGCCTCCTCGCAATGTTGCGTGGTCCGTGCACGGGGTTGGATGCTCTGAGGTTAGCGCTTGGCAACTAGTGGCTTAGACTGAGTCGCGCGCGGGATACACGGAGCGAGCATTCGCTGATTACAATTTTTTATAAAAAGGAGCCAATGGTTGAAATTGTTTTTGAATGATTGTGTCACTAGACTTGTGGAATAAAAGGATGCCAGGGTGGATTTCTGAGAAAATTATTTGCACTCACACCATTATTACCATATGTCCCTCTACCGCTTCCTTTTTCGCCGTATATGACAAAAGACGTTGAGACACCAAGCGCAGTATAAACAAAGGAAGAGGAACGCACCGCGAAGGCACACGCGATGGGGAGAGCGCTCGGCCACTTCCACTCCTTGGCATGCTTCTACCTAACGCCGATTGTCGCGACGTGCGCCCCCATCAGAATGCTCTGGACGTATCTCAACCAGCACCTCCTCGACACGTTCGACATGTACAAAGAGCATTGAAAAGGTCGATTGCCATGTACAAAGTTACCaaccaaaacacacacacacacgcgcgcacacacacacacgcacgcgcacacacacgcgtGCGCGcgcggagggggggggggttatgTGCACAAAGTTTGTTTTGTGTTATGAACAAGATGCCATCTAGTGGGGTGGGAAAGAATTGCAAAAACAAAAAATTTGTCAAATGCATAACACATTCTACATGTCAAAATGCCAGCCCAAAAATGTATGGACTTGTCAACATGGATGTGATGTGCCTCACCGGATCGTCGAAGTACGAGACACGACACACCCGTCAGTCCATCACGTCATGTGTTGTTGGATGGAGGAGGGAACAGCGACAGTGACGATTACTTAGTCCTAAGTCATGGGTGTGGTGGTGTCCATCGTGACGGCAGAGGTGAGGGCACGGCCTAGAGAAGCTTGCGACAAAGATGGCGGTGGTGGCGCGAGAGAGATAGCTCGCGGCGGAGGCGTTGATTGCGACATTGGGTTCTGGGAGGAATCATTCTGAGATACACAGTAGAGGAGAGAAAAGATGTAGTCATGCCTCCTTGCACCGCTGCCCGGTTCGTGCACGGTTTGGATGCTTTGAGATTAGCACATGGCGACTAGTGTCGCAGATTGAGTCGCGAGCGGGATACACGGAACGAGCATTCGCTGGTTATAATTTTTGGTAAAAGTGGAAGTGACAGATTGAAATTCTCTTTGAACGATTGTGTCACTGGAATGTGAAATAAAAGATGCCAGGGGTGGATTTCCGAGAAATTTCTTTGCACTCACACCATTCTTACCATCCGTCCCTTTCTTCCGTTTCAAGACGTATATAGCAAAAGACGGGGAGAGACCAAGCGCGGCATGAACTGAAGACTGAAGAGAGTAACGCAGCAGAGAGGCAGAGATGCAGATGATGGGGGCAGTGCTGGACCACTTCCGGTCGTCGGCGTGGTACTACCTGACGGCGGTGCTGGCGGCGTGCGCCCGCATCGGGGTGTTCCGGACCTACTTCAACCAGTACCTCCGGCGGCCCCTGCGGCGGCTGCTCCCGTTCCTGGACCCGTTCGTCACCATCGACATCGCGGCCAAACCGGAGGACTACTCCTTCTCGTACCAGGGCAAGGTGAAGTCGAGCGACGCGTACGCGGAGGTGCTGGCGTACCTGAGCGCGGTGTGCTCGCGGGACGCGCGGGAGCTGCGCGCGGAGGGCGCCGTCGAGGGCCACACCTTCGTGCTCAGCCTCCGGGAGGGGCAGGTGGTGACGGACGACTTCAAGGGCGCCACCATATCGTGGTCGGCGGTGGCGGAGGAGAAGACGACGTGGCGGGCGTCGGGGCGGTGCTGCCGCCTCACGTTCCACGAGCGGCACCGGCGGCTCGTCGTCGACGAGTATCTGCCGCACGTCCGCCGCGCCGGGCAGGAGGTCATGTTCGGCAACCGGCCCCGCAGGCTCTACTCCAACAAGAAGGAGCTCAGCTACCAGTACGTAATCAATCAATGAATCAATTACCTCTGCAATTAGCTTCATCTTAATTTTCCTCATTTCTATTCTGATAATCTGAAAGCAAACGAGCATCTGTATTCTGAACGATCGATCTACTGAAATGTGAAacttttttgttgttttgttttgCTAGAAATTACGTAGTCTGGTGAAGCATTTCTCCTTTCATCTTGCTAGAAAGAAATTACCTACTCTGGTTTATGTTCAGAAGATCACTGATTCTAGCTTCTAATGGCGACTGATCAGCTCTACGAGGGACGAGGTGTGGAGCTACATCGACTTCGACCACCCAACCACCTTCGACACCCTGGCCATGGACCCGGCCAAGAAGCAGATGATAaaggacgacctcgacgacttcAGCAACAGCAGGGACTACTACCGCCGGATCGGCAAGGCCTGGAAGCGCGGCTACCTCCTCCACGGCCCGCCGGGGACGGGCAAGTCCACCATGATCGCGGCCATGGCCAACTACCTCAAGTACGACATCTACGACATCGAGCTCACCACCCTGGAGAGCAACAGCGACCTGCGCAAGCTCTTCATCGAGACCACCGGCAAGTCCATCATCGTCATCGAGGACATCGACTGCTCCCTCGACCTCACCGGCAGCCGCGCCACCATGCTGCCGCCGCTGCCCGCGCTCGACGACGCCGCCGAGGCAGGCTACGACAAGTCGCGCGGCAAGAGGCACAACATCCTGACGCTCTCCGGCCTGCTCAACTTCATCGACGGGCTGTGGTCGGCGCACAGCGGCGAGCGCATCATCGTCTTCACCACCAACCACCTGGACAAGCTGGACCCGGCGCTCATCCGGCGCGGGCGCATGGACATGCACATCGAGATGTCCTACTGCGGCTTCGAGGCGTTCAAGACCCTGGCGAATAACTACCTGGAAGTGGAGGCGCACCCGCTGTTCGGGGCCGTGGAGGAGCTGCTGGGCGACGTGAAGATGACGCCGGCGGACGTGGCCGAGTGCCTGATGCCGTCCAAGCGCAGCGCGCGCGACGCCGACGCCTGCCTCACTCGCCTGATCGACCAGCTCAAGGAAAGAAAAGCGGCCGAGGAAGACAAGGAATCAAAGACCGCCGAGGAAGACGACGTGAAGGATACCGCCAAGGAGGAGGACAAGTGGGAAACGGAGAAAGTGCCATCAAAATCCAAATCCAAAAAGGAGAAGACCGAGGCCTGCCAAGTCGTGACCAACGGAGCACACACTGGCGCCAGTGGTGTGAGCGTCTCTACTTCTACCGACCATTATCTGTCTTAGAGGTTGAGGGAGGTTGTTAGTTAATCCAGACCAGACTTGCATGAGCAAAATAAGGGGTCGCTTATGTAGCAGGCGACTGAGAACGTTTTTCAGGTTTCTGCCGGGTTTTTTTATCTCGAATAGATTTCAACCGATTCCGTCCGAGCCAACAGCTGCACTTCCTCTCCTGGCCAATGTTCATCTCCTTCCTTTccgcaaaaataaaaaaaataaaaaatgttcatctccttcctccccTAGCTAGCCGCTACCTCTCGTCCCCCTCTTCGACTCGGACTCCGTCAAATATGAGCGGTAGCCGCTAC
The Triticum dicoccoides isolate Atlit2015 ecotype Zavitan chromosome 3A, WEW_v2.0, whole genome shotgun sequence genome window above contains:
- the LOC119269522 gene encoding AAA-ATPase At3g28540-like, with amino-acid sequence MQMMGAVLDHFRSSAWYYLTAVLAACARIGVFRTYFNQYLRRPLRRLLPFLDPFVTIDIAAKPEDYSFSYQGKVKSSDAYAEVLAYLSAVCSRDARELRAEGAVEGHTFVLSLREGQVVTDDFKGATISWSAVAEEKTTWRASGRCCRLTFHERHRRLVVDEYLPHVRRAGQEVMFGNRPRRLYSNKKELSYHSTRDEVWSYIDFDHPTTFDTLAMDPAKKQMIKDDLDDFSNSRDYYRRIGKAWKRGYLLHGPPGTGKSTMIAAMANYLKYDIYDIELTTLESNSDLRKLFIETTGKSIIVIEDIDCSLDLTGSRATMLPPLPALDDAAEAGYDKSRGKRHNILTLSGLLNFIDGLWSAHSGERIIVFTTNHLDKLDPALIRRGRMDMHIEMSYCGFEAFKTLANNYLEVEAHPLFGAVEELLGDVKMTPADVAECLMPSKRSARDADACLTRLIDQLKERKAAEEDKESKTAEEDDVKDTAKEEDKWETEKVPSKSKSKKEKTEACQVVTNGAHTGASGVSVSTSTDHYLS